The following proteins are encoded in a genomic region of Stutzerimonas stutzeri:
- a CDS encoding non-ribosomal peptide synthetase, whose protein sequence is MTMLDAQTAQLRTIAERLSALPEERQLTFLRQLREKGVSLERLPIGRQPCDRAPLSPAQSRLWFLWQMEPDSAAYNIPAAVRLRGALDRAALRRAFEALVARHESLRTLFRDEGGEPVQVILPTLPLALVEQDLSALPLAQREASAGERLAQSARQPFDLAEGPLLRLDLLRLDTDHHLLLLTLHHIISDGWSMGVLIDEFASLYSAFAEGREADLAPLPIQYADHARWQRLWMAAGEEQRQLDYWTRRIGDPALLLTLPSDRPRPPVQSYRGAAQNFELPAPLVNGLRSLARSQGASLFMVLLAAFDVLLMRYSGQRELRVGVPVANRGRAECERLVGFFVNTQVLCSEIDERASFAQLLGEVRQAVLDAQAHQELPFERLVDALQPERSLSHNPLFQVACNHLPSARDALRELPGVGGDRLTLESLTLDAGIAKFDLMLQTEEGRDGQVRGQLVYATDLFDATTIERLCGHFLNLMHALVADPQQSVGQLPMLAEAERTQLLQGWNATEAAFPDAVQLQTLLEQQASRSLDALALQFGAQRLSYRALHSRANRLARWLRGQGVGPDVLVGVAAERSVELVVALLAIVKAGGAYVPMDPDYPRERLEHMLADSGVTLLLTQAHLRDTLPASNARTFCLDRDWSDVEALDDSDLPTLGTPQNLAYLIYTSGSTGKPKGAGNSRAALINRLHWMQKEYGLTSADRVLQKTPFSFDVSVWEFFWPLLTGAALVVAEPGAHRDPLALREVINAGEVSVLHFVPSMLQAFVASGELELCPSLKQVMCSGEALPYELQQQFRQRHPAKLHNLYGPTEAAIDVSYWACDEENPRHIVPIGRPIDNLRLYILDAWLEPVPQGVAGELYIGGVGLARGYHARPGLTAERFVADPFGEGGRLYRTGDLARWREDGAIEYVGRIDHQVKIRGLRIELGEIEARLQAHPQVEEAVVVARDTPQGKQLVGYAVASCDGDLLRQALAEQLPDYMVPTRILVLEAMPLSPNGKLDRKALPEPDLTQPQADYQAPATAREALLAEIWQSVLGVQRVGREDNFFELGGDSIVSIQVVSRARQAGLQLSPKDMFQHQTLRALAAVVRDAAVQDVQGSEQGETPLLPIQRAFLATPMPRRAHWNQALLLEPRETLDPRRLAEALTALVAHHDALRLRFAADGRHAVHAEQPDADLLWLREAADASELQSHCHAAQTSLDLARGPLLRVVLVGMADGSQRLLLAIHHLVVDGVSWRILLEDLQALYRNQPLAPRSSSFKRWAQHLGERAGSEELAAERAYWRAQLDGTVATLPDARTDARLVEREAHTLRLELDEANTRALLQQAPAAYRTQVNDLLLTALARALCAWTGADSASLLLEGHGRETLSEDIDLSRTVGWFTSLYPVRLHAAGEPAAAIKSVKEQLRAVPRRGLGYGLLRHLGEGLDDLHEPRVTFNYLGQFDASFGDDALLRPASESAGPNRDGEAPLGNWLSVDGQVFDARLGLRFTFSREMFEVATIEQLARRYLDELRALIAHCLDGEAGGVTPSDFPLAGIDQAQLDGLELPAVQIEDLYPLSPMQQGMLFHALDNPGSGLYVNQISVVVEHLDPSRLQAAWAQVVARHETLRSGLLWQGGLRQPLQVVHRQVPAEIRVIEGETDVVAFAERDRAEGFDLAQPPLQRMSLLALGDGRWQLIWTMHHLLTDGWSGAQLIKEVLQVYAGESLPSPIARYADYIAWLQRQDGVAAEAFWREQLAGLDEPTLLADCLPRPAEGSGHGVTYSHYDTAATERLRAFARRERVTLNTLLQAAWLLLLQRYTGKRRVAFGATVAGRPTNLPGAEGLLGLFINTLPVVQAPAAQAELGDWLRELQAYNVEVREYEYTPLYDIQRWAGHSGQALFDSIIVFENYPVDEALKQGGGTGPRFGELVSKDVTSVPMDLAIRLGDGLEIEYQYLRSHFTDEAALRIRANLEQILASMLEGGDRCIADLACLSVAELDAQARLHGQAPAVESFEPVHLAIARHNRERPDACVLISEGVRLDRKALEEGSNRLARRLMALGVGPEVRVGVALPRGVELPLALLAVLKAGGAYVPLDADYPRERLAFQMQDAGIALLLTDSRLRDRLPLPEGVACLELDGLELSGERAELPQVSLQPGNLAYLIYTSGSTGQPKGVAVAHGEIAMHCRAIGERYGMGPSDRELIFMSFAFDGAHERWLTALSHGGSLLIRGDALWAPDQTLEQLREHAVTVAAFPPVYLQQLADQAARGGHAPSMRIYCFGGDAVAEAAFELARHNLRAEHLINGYGPTETVVTPLLWKADATTRCEATYAPIGTAVGSRRLYILDEELRPVPLGVAGELYIGGGGLARGYHQRAALTAERFVADPFGEPGGRMYRTGDLVRGRSDGVVEYVGRIDHQVKIRGFRIELGEIEARLQAHPQVREAVVVARDGASGKQLIGYVVGDVDGDTLRSYLRTQLPDYMVPAQILALQCLPLSPAGKVDRKALPEPSWEGTGYVAPRNDAERMLAAIWAQVLQVERVGIHDNFFDLGGDSILSLQVVSQVRQGGDPALDIRLRDLLQYQTIAALLERRDAQPALAAEQFAASAVQDGDSFGLLPIQQWLFEQGLQEPDHFNQSVLLACRQPLDCARLEAALRAVLSEHGSLRLAFQRGADGQWRQRQQNMDALRLDEDPLLWVRPAADSAAMVAIANQAQRSLSLADGRLLRAVYSERADGSRRLLLVAHHLGVDGVSWRILLEELQQTYRRLCEGQAASFPAPSCSYQAWADGLRGYAGHPRLAAELPYWLAQTEPAGLVDLPRDNPRGHARVAYREQVQWSLAPEQTERLLKVAPEAYRTQINDLLLTALGRTLCRWSDSASVLVGMEGHGREDLFDDLDHSRTLGWFTSLFPLRLTPGEGGYAEAIPAVRDQLRALPQRGIGYGVLRYLGDESTRRRLAERAQPQVIFNYLGQFDQGFDDQALFAPVQESAGDAYAASAPLNAWLEIVGQVYEGRLSLRCVFSRRLYRRSTIERLMAGLQEELQAVIEHCCATHGERQEQACLPA, encoded by the coding sequence ATGACGATGCTGGACGCGCAAACCGCACAACTGCGCACAATTGCCGAGCGCCTGAGTGCGCTCCCGGAAGAGCGACAGCTGACCTTCCTGCGTCAGTTGCGGGAAAAGGGGGTGAGCCTGGAGCGCTTGCCCATCGGCCGCCAACCCTGTGATCGCGCGCCGTTGTCGCCGGCGCAGAGCCGTCTGTGGTTCCTCTGGCAGATGGAGCCGGACAGCGCCGCCTACAACATCCCGGCGGCGGTGCGCCTGCGCGGCGCACTGGACAGAGCGGCCCTGCGCCGTGCGTTCGAGGCGCTGGTGGCGCGGCATGAGAGCCTGCGCACGCTGTTTCGCGACGAGGGCGGTGAGCCGGTCCAGGTGATCCTGCCCACGCTGCCGTTGGCGCTGGTCGAGCAGGACCTGTCGGCGCTGCCACTTGCGCAGCGTGAGGCCAGCGCCGGTGAGCGCCTGGCACAGTCCGCTCGGCAGCCGTTCGATCTTGCCGAAGGCCCGTTGCTACGGCTCGACCTGCTGCGTCTGGACACCGACCATCACCTCCTGCTGCTGACCCTGCACCACATCATCTCCGACGGTTGGTCCATGGGCGTGCTGATCGACGAGTTCGCCAGCCTTTACAGCGCATTTGCCGAGGGCCGCGAGGCCGATCTCGCTCCGCTGCCGATCCAGTACGCCGACCATGCCCGCTGGCAGCGTTTGTGGATGGCCGCGGGCGAGGAGCAACGCCAGCTCGACTACTGGACCCGGCGCATCGGCGATCCGGCGTTGCTGTTGACCCTGCCCAGCGATCGCCCACGTCCACCCGTGCAAAGCTACCGGGGCGCCGCGCAGAACTTCGAGCTACCGGCGCCGCTGGTGAACGGCTTGCGCAGCCTGGCACGCAGCCAGGGGGCGAGCCTGTTCATGGTGCTGCTAGCGGCCTTTGACGTGCTGCTGATGCGTTACAGCGGCCAGCGCGAGCTGCGCGTCGGCGTGCCGGTGGCCAACCGCGGCCGCGCCGAGTGCGAGCGGCTGGTGGGCTTCTTCGTCAATACCCAGGTCCTGTGCAGCGAAATCGACGAGCGCGCCTCGTTCGCCCAGTTGCTCGGCGAGGTGCGCCAGGCCGTGCTGGATGCCCAGGCGCATCAGGAGCTGCCCTTCGAGCGGCTGGTGGACGCGCTACAACCGGAGCGCAGCCTGAGCCACAACCCCTTGTTTCAGGTGGCCTGCAACCATCTGCCGAGCGCTCGCGACGCGCTGCGCGAGTTGCCCGGTGTCGGAGGCGATCGGCTGACGCTGGAGAGCCTGACGCTGGACGCCGGCATCGCCAAGTTCGACCTGATGTTGCAGACCGAGGAGGGCCGTGACGGGCAGGTGCGCGGTCAGCTCGTGTACGCCACCGACCTGTTCGATGCCACGACCATCGAGCGTCTCTGTGGACACTTTCTCAACCTGATGCACGCGTTGGTGGCCGATCCGCAGCAGTCGGTGGGGCAGCTACCGATGCTGGCAGAAGCTGAGCGCACGCAGCTGCTGCAGGGCTGGAATGCCACCGAGGCAGCGTTCCCCGATGCCGTTCAATTGCAAACGCTGCTGGAACAACAGGCCTCGCGTAGCCTGGATGCCCTGGCCTTGCAATTCGGCGCACAGCGCCTGAGCTACCGCGCGCTGCACAGCCGCGCCAACCGTCTGGCACGCTGGCTGCGCGGGCAAGGCGTGGGGCCGGATGTGCTGGTCGGCGTGGCCGCCGAGCGCTCCGTCGAACTGGTGGTGGCGCTCCTGGCCATCGTCAAGGCCGGCGGCGCCTACGTGCCGATGGACCCGGATTACCCGCGCGAACGTCTGGAACACATGCTCGCCGACAGCGGCGTGACGCTGCTGCTGACCCAGGCACATCTGCGCGACACGCTGCCGGCCTCGAATGCCCGAACGTTCTGCCTGGATCGCGACTGGTCGGACGTAGAGGCGCTGGACGACAGCGACCTGCCGACCCTCGGCACGCCGCAGAACCTGGCCTATCTGATCTACACCTCCGGTTCCACCGGCAAGCCGAAAGGCGCCGGCAACAGCCGCGCGGCGCTGATCAACCGTCTGCACTGGATGCAGAAGGAGTACGGCCTGACATCGGCTGATCGGGTCCTGCAAAAGACCCCGTTCAGCTTCGACGTCTCGGTGTGGGAGTTCTTCTGGCCGTTGCTGACCGGTGCGGCGCTGGTGGTGGCCGAACCCGGGGCGCATCGCGATCCCTTGGCGCTGCGTGAAGTGATCAACGCGGGCGAGGTCAGCGTGCTCCACTTCGTACCGTCGATGCTGCAAGCCTTCGTCGCCTCCGGCGAGCTGGAGCTGTGCCCATCGCTCAAGCAGGTGATGTGCAGCGGCGAGGCGTTGCCCTACGAGCTGCAACAGCAGTTCCGCCAGCGTCATCCGGCCAAGCTGCACAACCTCTACGGCCCGACCGAGGCGGCCATCGACGTCAGCTACTGGGCTTGCGACGAGGAAAACCCGCGGCACATCGTTCCGATTGGCCGGCCCATCGACAACCTGCGGCTGTACATCCTCGACGCCTGGCTGGAGCCAGTGCCGCAAGGTGTAGCCGGTGAGCTGTACATCGGCGGCGTGGGCTTGGCGCGGGGCTATCACGCCCGGCCGGGGCTGACCGCCGAGCGCTTCGTCGCTGATCCGTTCGGCGAAGGCGGGCGGCTCTATCGCACCGGCGACCTGGCGCGCTGGCGCGAGGATGGCGCCATCGAATACGTCGGCCGTATCGACCATCAGGTGAAGATCCGCGGGCTGCGCATCGAACTGGGCGAGATCGAGGCCCGCTTGCAGGCCCATCCGCAGGTGGAAGAAGCGGTGGTGGTGGCGCGAGACACGCCGCAGGGCAAGCAACTGGTGGGCTACGCCGTGGCCAGCTGCGACGGCGACCTGCTGCGCCAGGCCCTGGCCGAGCAGTTGCCGGACTACATGGTGCCGACGCGCATTCTGGTGCTGGAGGCCATGCCGCTGTCACCCAACGGCAAGCTGGACCGCAAGGCGCTGCCGGAACCCGATCTCACCCAGCCGCAGGCCGATTACCAGGCCCCGGCGACGGCGCGCGAAGCCTTGTTGGCGGAGATCTGGCAGAGCGTGCTGGGCGTGCAGCGGGTCGGCCGCGAAGACAACTTCTTCGAGCTGGGCGGTGACTCCATCGTCTCCATCCAGGTGGTCAGTCGCGCCCGCCAGGCAGGATTGCAACTCAGCCCCAAGGACATGTTCCAGCATCAGACCCTGCGCGCGCTGGCGGCGGTTGTGCGGGACGCCGCGGTGCAAGACGTGCAGGGGTCGGAGCAGGGTGAAACGCCGCTCCTGCCGATTCAGAGGGCATTCCTCGCCACGCCGATGCCGCGCCGCGCTCATTGGAACCAGGCGCTGCTGCTGGAGCCCCGCGAAACGCTCGATCCTCGACGGTTGGCCGAAGCCTTGACAGCACTGGTCGCTCATCACGATGCCCTGCGCCTGCGTTTCGCCGCCGATGGTCGTCACGCCGTGCACGCCGAGCAGCCCGATGCCGACCTGCTCTGGCTGCGTGAGGCGGCGGACGCCAGCGAGCTGCAAAGCCACTGTCACGCCGCTCAGACCAGCCTCGACCTGGCGCGTGGCCCGTTGCTGCGCGTCGTGCTGGTGGGCATGGCCGACGGCAGCCAACGGCTGTTGCTGGCGATCCATCATCTGGTGGTTGATGGCGTGTCCTGGCGCATCCTGCTGGAAGATCTGCAGGCGCTCTACCGGAACCAACCCCTGGCGCCGCGCAGCAGTTCGTTCAAGCGCTGGGCGCAGCACCTGGGTGAACGGGCCGGCAGCGAGGAACTGGCGGCGGAACGGGCTTACTGGCGTGCTCAACTGGATGGCACCGTTGCGACGCTGCCCGATGCCCGCACTGACGCCCGCCTGGTCGAGCGGGAGGCGCATACGCTGCGTCTGGAGCTGGACGAAGCCAATACCCGCGCATTACTGCAACAAGCCCCCGCGGCCTACCGCACCCAGGTCAACGACCTGCTGCTGACGGCTCTGGCCCGTGCCTTGTGCGCCTGGACCGGAGCCGACAGCGCCTCGCTGTTGCTGGAAGGACACGGCCGCGAAACCCTGTCCGAGGACATCGACCTGAGCCGCACGGTGGGTTGGTTCACCAGCCTCTATCCGGTGCGTTTGCATGCCGCTGGCGAGCCGGCTGCGGCGATCAAGTCGGTCAAGGAGCAGCTGCGCGCGGTGCCGCGTCGTGGTCTCGGCTACGGTTTGCTGCGTCACCTCGGCGAAGGGCTGGACGATCTGCACGAGCCGCGGGTGACCTTCAACTACCTCGGCCAGTTCGATGCCAGTTTCGGCGACGACGCGCTGCTGCGTCCGGCCAGCGAAAGCGCCGGGCCGAACCGCGATGGCGAGGCGCCGCTGGGCAACTGGCTGAGTGTCGACGGGCAGGTATTCGATGCCCGCCTGGGCCTGCGCTTCACCTTCAGCCGAGAGATGTTCGAGGTCGCGACGATCGAGCAATTGGCCCGCCGCTATCTCGACGAGCTGCGCGCATTGATCGCGCATTGCCTCGACGGCGAGGCGGGCGGGGTGACGCCGTCGGACTTCCCGCTGGCCGGCATCGACCAGGCGCAACTCGATGGGCTCGAGTTGCCAGCAGTACAGATCGAGGACCTCTATCCGCTGTCGCCGATGCAGCAAGGCATGCTGTTCCATGCCCTCGACAACCCGGGTTCGGGGCTCTACGTGAACCAGATCAGCGTGGTGGTGGAGCATCTCGACCCGTCGCGCCTGCAAGCCGCCTGGGCTCAGGTGGTAGCACGCCACGAAACCCTGCGCAGCGGCTTGCTCTGGCAGGGCGGTCTGCGCCAGCCGCTGCAAGTGGTACACCGCCAGGTGCCGGCCGAAATACGGGTGATCGAGGGCGAAACGGACGTCGTCGCCTTTGCCGAACGCGACCGTGCCGAAGGCTTCGATCTCGCCCAGCCACCCTTGCAGCGCATGAGCCTGCTGGCGTTGGGCGATGGCCGCTGGCAACTGATCTGGACCATGCATCACCTGCTGACGGACGGTTGGAGCGGAGCGCAGCTGATCAAGGAGGTTCTGCAGGTCTATGCCGGCGAGTCCTTGCCGTCACCGATTGCCCGCTACGCCGATTACATCGCCTGGCTACAGCGCCAAGATGGGGTCGCCGCCGAGGCCTTCTGGCGTGAGCAACTGGCTGGGCTGGATGAGCCAACCTTGCTCGCAGACTGCTTGCCCCGTCCGGCCGAGGGCAGCGGCCACGGCGTCACCTACAGCCATTACGACACGGCCGCCACCGAACGCCTGCGGGCTTTCGCCCGCCGCGAGCGAGTGACACTCAACACGCTGTTGCAGGCGGCCTGGCTACTGCTGCTACAGCGCTACACCGGCAAGCGCCGAGTGGCTTTCGGCGCCACGGTCGCCGGCCGGCCGACGAATCTGCCCGGTGCCGAGGGGTTGCTGGGGCTGTTCATCAACACCCTGCCGGTGGTCCAGGCGCCGGCGGCGCAGGCCGAACTCGGCGACTGGCTGCGCGAGCTGCAGGCATACAACGTCGAAGTCCGCGAGTACGAGTACACACCGCTGTACGACATTCAGCGCTGGGCCGGGCACAGTGGCCAGGCGCTGTTCGACAGCATCATCGTGTTCGAGAACTATCCGGTCGACGAGGCGCTCAAGCAAGGCGGCGGCACAGGCCCGCGCTTCGGCGAGCTGGTATCCAAGGATGTCACCAGCGTGCCGATGGACCTGGCGATACGGCTCGGTGATGGCCTGGAAATCGAGTACCAGTACCTGCGCAGCCACTTCACGGACGAGGCGGCGTTGCGTATTCGCGCCAATCTGGAACAGATCCTCGCCTCGATGCTGGAGGGCGGCGACCGGTGCATCGCCGATCTGGCTTGCTTGAGTGTGGCCGAGCTGGACGCCCAGGCGCGCTTGCACGGCCAGGCGCCGGCCGTCGAGAGCTTCGAGCCGGTGCACCTTGCGATTGCCCGGCATAACCGCGAGCGACCGGACGCGTGCGTGCTCATCAGCGAAGGCGTGCGCCTCGATCGCAAGGCACTGGAGGAAGGCTCCAACCGCCTGGCGCGGCGCCTGATGGCGCTTGGCGTCGGCCCCGAGGTGCGTGTCGGTGTGGCCCTGCCACGCGGCGTCGAGCTGCCCTTGGCGCTGCTGGCAGTGCTCAAGGCCGGTGGCGCCTATGTGCCGCTGGATGCCGACTACCCACGCGAGCGCCTGGCCTTCCAGATGCAGGATGCCGGTATCGCCCTGTTGCTTACCGACAGCCGTCTGCGCGACCGTTTGCCCCTGCCCGAGGGCGTCGCTTGCCTGGAACTGGACGGGCTCGAGTTGTCTGGCGAGCGCGCCGAACTGCCACAGGTGTCGTTGCAGCCGGGCAACCTGGCCTACCTCATCTACACCTCCGGCTCCACCGGCCAGCCCAAGGGCGTGGCGGTGGCCCATGGCGAGATCGCCATGCATTGCCGTGCCATTGGCGAGCGCTATGGGATGGGGCCGAGCGACCGCGAGCTGATCTTCATGTCGTTCGCCTTCGACGGTGCCCATGAACGCTGGCTGACCGCGCTCAGCCACGGCGGTAGCCTGCTGATCCGCGGCGATGCGCTGTGGGCGCCTGATCAAACCCTGGAGCAGTTGCGCGAGCATGCGGTGACCGTCGCCGCGTTTCCGCCGGTCTACCTTCAGCAGTTGGCCGATCAGGCGGCGCGAGGCGGGCATGCGCCGAGCATGCGGATCTACTGCTTCGGCGGCGATGCGGTGGCCGAAGCCGCCTTCGAACTGGCCCGTCACAACCTGCGTGCCGAGCACCTGATCAACGGCTATGGGCCGACCGAAACCGTGGTCACGCCCTTGCTCTGGAAGGCCGACGCTACGACCCGCTGCGAGGCGACCTACGCCCCGATCGGCACGGCGGTCGGCTCGCGACGGCTGTACATCCTCGACGAAGAACTGCGCCCGGTGCCCCTGGGTGTGGCTGGCGAGCTGTATATCGGCGGCGGTGGCCTGGCGCGTGGCTACCACCAGCGTGCGGCGCTGACTGCCGAGCGTTTCGTCGCCGATCCATTCGGCGAGCCGGGTGGCCGCATGTACCGCACCGGTGACCTCGTGCGCGGTCGCTCCGACGGGGTCGTCGAGTATGTCGGGCGTATCGATCATCAGGTGAAGATCCGCGGCTTCCGTATCGAGCTGGGCGAGATCGAAGCCCGCCTGCAAGCCCATCCGCAGGTGCGGGAGGCCGTGGTGGTCGCCCGTGATGGAGCGAGCGGCAAGCAGCTGATCGGCTACGTGGTTGGTGACGTCGATGGCGACACCTTGCGCAGCTATCTGCGCACGCAGCTGCCGGATTACATGGTGCCGGCGCAGATCCTGGCGTTGCAGTGCCTGCCGTTGTCTCCGGCCGGCAAAGTCGACCGCAAGGCGCTACCCGAACCGAGCTGGGAAGGCACCGGCTATGTTGCGCCGCGCAACGACGCCGAACGGATGCTGGCGGCGATCTGGGCGCAGGTGCTGCAGGTCGAGCGGGTCGGTATCCACGATAACTTCTTCGACCTGGGCGGTGACTCGATCCTCAGCCTGCAGGTGGTGTCCCAGGTGCGCCAGGGCGGCGATCCGGCGCTGGACATTCGCCTGCGTGATCTCCTCCAGTACCAGACCATCGCCGCGCTGCTGGAACGCCGCGACGCACAGCCCGCCCTCGCGGCCGAACAATTCGCTGCATCGGCGGTACAGGATGGCGACAGCTTCGGCCTGCTGCCGATCCAGCAATGGCTGTTCGAACAGGGCCTGCAAGAGCCTGACCACTTCAACCAGTCGGTGCTGCTGGCGTGCCGGCAGCCGCTGGACTGCGCGCGGCTCGAAGCGGCGCTGCGCGCGGTCCTGAGTGAGCACGGCAGCTTGCGTCTGGCGTTCCAGCGGGGCGCGGACGGTCAGTGGCGCCAGCGTCAGCAGAACATGGACGCGCTCCGGCTGGATGAGGATCCGCTGCTGTGGGTTCGGCCGGCGGCCGACTCCGCGGCGATGGTGGCCATCGCCAATCAGGCCCAGCGCAGCCTGTCCCTCGCCGATGGGCGCCTGTTGCGGGCGGTCTATAGCGAACGGGCCGACGGCAGCCGGCGCCTGCTGCTGGTCGCGCATCACCTGGGCGTTGACGGGGTGTCCTGGCGCATCCTGCTGGAGGAGCTGCAACAGACCTACCGGCGCCTGTGCGAAGGGCAGGCAGCGAGCTTTCCTGCACCAAGCTGCAGCTACCAGGCGTGGGCCGATGGCTTGCGCGGCTATGCCGGGCATCCCCGCCTGGCGGCGGAACTGCCTTACTGGCTGGCACAGACCGAGCCGGCTGGATTGGTCGATCTGCCGCGTGACAACCCGCGTGGTCACGCCCGGGTGGCGTACCGCGAGCAGGTGCAGTGGAGCCTTGCGCCGGAGCAGACCGAGCGACTGCTGAAGGTCGCACCGGAGGCCTATCGGACGCAGATCAACGATCTGCTGCTGACCGCCCTGGGCCGCACGCTGTGCCGCTGGAGCGACAGCGCCTCGGTGCTGGTCGGCATGGAAGGTCATGGTCGTGAGGACCTGTTCGATGATCTGGATCACAGCCGCACCCTGGGTTGGTTCACCAGCCTGTTCCCGCTGCGCCTGACACCGGGCGAGGGCGGTTACGCCGAGGCGATTCCGGCGGTCCGTGATCAGCTGCGCGCCTTGCCGCAGAGGGGCATCGGCTACGGCGTGCTGCGTTATCTGGGTGACGAGTCGACACGTCGACGCCTGGCGGAGCGGGCGCAGCCGCAGGTCATCTTCAACTATCTGGGGCAGTTCGATCAGGGCTTCGACGACCAGGCGCTGTTCGCGCCGGTGCAGGAAAGCGCCGGCGATGCCTACGCCGCCAGCGCGCCGCTGAATGCCTGGCTGGAGATCGTTGGCCAGGTCTATGAGGGGCGATTGAGCCTGCGCTGTGTGTTCAGCCGGCGCCTCTATCGCCGTTCGACCATCGAGCGGCTGATGGCCGGGCTGCAGGAAGAGCTGCAGGCGGTGATCGAGCATTGCTGCGCGACGCACGGTGAACGCCAGGAACAGGCGTGCCTGCCCGCATGA
- a CDS encoding alpha/beta hydrolase, with product MLHQELSAFLDMVDEGRQSGRPALHELPVSRAREDFEAASEALKAGAPRLSVEPLTLALPGRTLPARLYRPTVQGSAPLMLYFHGGGYVVGSLDSHDGLCRTLADACGCAVLAVGYRLAPEHPFPAAPDDARAAWEWLQAHGEALGLDPSRVAVAGDSAGATLATVLAAQLAAEGGPTPCAQLLFYPAVDAQGGSESRELFADGYLLESATLDWFYQQYAPHASQRRDWRCSPLYAEQRLRGSAPALLLIADFDPLVDEGLAYGEALQAQGVEVEAVVCRGMTHDFLRMGTIADVAGYFQRIARFLHRH from the coding sequence ATGCTGCATCAGGAACTGTCCGCTTTTCTCGATATGGTCGACGAAGGCCGCCAGAGCGGGCGCCCGGCGCTGCACGAGTTGCCGGTGAGTCGCGCGCGTGAAGACTTCGAGGCCGCATCCGAAGCCCTGAAGGCCGGTGCCCCTCGGTTGTCGGTGGAGCCGTTGACGCTCGCGCTGCCGGGACGAACGCTGCCAGCCCGGCTGTATCGCCCGACGGTGCAAGGTTCGGCGCCGCTGATGCTGTATTTCCACGGCGGCGGCTACGTGGTCGGTAGCCTGGACTCTCATGATGGTTTGTGCCGCACCTTGGCCGATGCCTGCGGCTGCGCCGTACTTGCGGTTGGCTACCGGCTGGCGCCGGAGCATCCCTTTCCCGCGGCACCGGACGATGCACGTGCGGCTTGGGAATGGTTGCAGGCGCATGGCGAAGCGCTCGGCCTCGACCCGAGCCGGGTAGCGGTGGCTGGCGACAGTGCTGGCGCCACGCTGGCCACGGTCCTGGCTGCGCAACTGGCGGCGGAAGGCGGTCCAACGCCCTGTGCTCAGCTGCTGTTCTATCCGGCGGTGGATGCCCAGGGCGGAAGCGAATCGCGTGAGTTATTCGCCGATGGCTACCTGCTGGAGAGCGCCACGCTGGACTGGTTTTACCAGCAATACGCGCCGCACGCTTCGCAGCGACGTGATTGGCGCTGTTCGCCGCTGTATGCCGAGCAACGGTTGCGGGGCAGCGCGCCGGCGTTATTGCTGATCGCCGATTTCGATCCGTTGGTGGATGAAGGCCTGGCCTATGGCGAAGCCTTGCAGGCTCAGGGCGTGGAGGTCGAGGCGGTGGTCTGTCGCGGCATGACGCACGACTTCCTGCGCATGGGAACCATCGCCGACGTGGCCGGCTATTTCCAGCGGATCGCTCGGTTTCTGCATCGGCATTGA